AATTGTTGTGAAGGCCCGGGATGTTGTTGTAAAAAAATACTTCCGGGTTGCCCGATCGACGAACAGCATGCCCGGCGGGCGACGACCCCGGGGCTAGAGTTGCATTTCCGGTACGTGCTCCGGCACCACCAGGCGGCCCAAAGTAGCTTTGCGGATTTCGTCTACGGAAACGCCGGGGGCCCGCTCCTGCAGCAGGAAGCCCTGGTCGGTAACCTCCAGAACGGCCAGGTTTGTGACAATCTTCCGGACGCAGCCCACCCCGGTAAGCGGCAATGTGCACTGCTTGAGGAGTTTCGATTGTCCGGCCTTGTTGGTGTGCATCATGGCGACGATGATATTCTCGGCGGAAGCCACCAGGTCCATGGCGCCCCCCATCCCCTTGACCATTTTGCCGGGGATTTTCCAGTTGGCAATATCCCCGTTGTCGGCCACTTCCATGGCCCCGAGGATGGTCAGGTCCACGTGCTGGCCCCGGATCATCGAAAAACTCAGGGCCGAATCGAAAAAGGACGCGCCGGGCAGGGCGGTGATGGTCTGTTTCCCCGCGTTGATCAGGTCGGCATCTTCCTCCCCCTCGTAGGGAAACGGCCCCATCCCCAGGATGCCGTTCTCGCTCTGGAATTCCACCTGGATGTCGTCCCGGACAAAATTGGCCACCAAAGTCGGGATCCCGATACCCAGGTTTACATAGTATCCGTCTTTGACTTCCTTGGCGATGCGCTGGGCGATTCCGTTTTTATCCAACATGACGTTGATTTGAAGATTTGAAAATTTGGAGATTTGAAGATTCCAGGTTAATTACTTTTTAATTGTAAATATTTCGTTTACTAGTTCCGATAATCTTTGAGATTACTAAAATGGTCGATTTGATTTTTTGCAATAGATCGGAAGACGGGCTTGGATATGATGCGGATGCATTGCATAAACTTAGCCAGTATTCGGTTTCTTCTGCCTCCTTAGCTGCTACCTTGAATTTATGAATAAAATCCGTTTTACTTTCTGCATTCTGCGCTTCCCTGACGTTCGCTCCGATGGATGTGCCACTCTTGAAGAGTTGAGAGGCCATTTCGAATTTTCGAAACTGTCGTAGTTGCTCTGTAAAATCAACAATTTTCAGGGCTACTTGGAAACTCAGGTCTACGATGTAATTATGTCTATCATCACGCATGCCATATATCGACTTCAGAAACAGACAAATATAGGCCCTATGGATGCATCACTTCTGCATGTCAGATTTGGATCCCATCCTCATTTTCAAATCTTCAAATCGCCAAATTTTCAAATCCCTAACCCCTTTCGCGCACCGTCCGCTGCTCAATCCGCTTCTCGTACCCGGTTCCTTCAAAGATTCGCTGGACGAAAATCCCGGGGATGTGGATCTGGTTCGGGTCCAGGCTGCCGGCGGGCAGCAGTTCCTCCACCTCGGCCACCGTAATGGCGGCTGCCCCGCACATGACCGGGTTGAAATTCCGGGCGGTGCCTTTGAAAATCAGGTTGCCCGCCGTGTCGCCCTTCCAGGCTTTCACAAAGGAGAAGTCCGCCTTGAAGGCTTCCTCCATCACGTACATCTTATCGTTGAATTCCCGGGTCTCCTTGCCTTCCGCCACCTCGGTGCCATATCCCGCTGGGGTAAAAAAGGCCGGGATGCCTGCCTGGGCGGCCCGGCATTTCTCGGCCAGGGTCCCCTGGGGGGTGAGTTCCACCTCGAGTTCCCCGCTGAGCATTTGCCGTTCAAATTCGTCGTTCTCGCCCACATAGGAGGAAATCATTTTCCGGATTTGCCGGCCCTGCAACAAGAGGCCCAGGCCAAAATCGTCCACGCCGGCATTGTTGCTGATGCAGGTCAGGTCCTTCACCCCGAGGCGTACCAGTTCGCTGATGGCATTTTCAGGGATGCCGCAGAGGCCGAACCCCCCCAGCATGAAAGTCATTCCGTCTGCCACTCCTTCCAGGGCGGCCTTGGCGTTGGCAACTTGTTTGTCAATCATGGCGTTTGTGTTCTAAAAATCGATGTCGTCCAGGTCGTCTTCCAACTCATCCGGCTCCTCGAGCTCCTCTTCGGTCTGGCTGCAATCGATGCGGATGGAGAGGTCCTCCGGTTCTTCGAAGTCTTCTTTGGACACGTTCAATTCCGGGTCTTCGTAGTTCTGCCGCATGTAGAGCGCCCAAATGGGCAGGGCCATGGACGCCCCCTGTCCGTAGGTGATACTCCGGAAATGCACCGATCGATCCTCTCCGCCGACCCAGACCCCCGTTACCAGGTTCGGCACCATCCCCATAAACCAGCCATCGCTGTTGTTCTGGGTAGTGCCGGTCTTCCCGGCAATCGGATTCGTGAATTCGTACGGGTAGCCGGTGATAATTTCCTTGTAGACCGTTGTGTTCGTTTGGTAGTTGCCCCGCAGCCGCACCCCCGAACCGGACTGGGTGACCCCTTTTAACAGGTCCACCATGGCGTAGGCGACGTCCTTGCTGAGAACGTCTTTGGTCTCCGGGGTGTACTCGTATAGCACCGTCCCGTTCCGGTCTTCGATCCGGGTAACCATCACGGGTTTTACGTACACCCCCTGGTTGGCGAAAGTGCCGTAGGCCCCCACCATTTCATAGACGTTGAACTCCGGGGTCCCAAGCGCAATTGCCGGCACCTCCAGGATGTCCCGGTTCAGGCCCAGGTCTTTAACCATGGTCACAACGGCTTTCGGGCCTACCTCGTCAATGAGCTGGGCAGTTACCGAATTCACCGAATTGGCCAACGCCTCCTTGAGGGTAAGGCTGCGTCCGGAAAACTTGTCGTCGGAATTGTCCGGGCACCAGGCTTCCATATTCCCGTGCTTCCCTGCTTCGATGCAATACTGCGTATCCGGCTTGGTGTCGCAGGGGGAGCGGCGCAACTGGTCGATGGCCGCCGCATAGACGAAAGGTTTAAAGGTGGACCCCGCCTGGCGGGAACCTTGAATGACATTGTCGTACTGGAAGTGGCGATAGTTCAGCCCGCCCACCCAGGCCTTTACGTGGCCGGTCTGGGGTTCCATGGACATCATGGCTGCCCGCAGGAATGTTTTGTAATACCGGATGGAATCCATGGGGGTCATCACCGTATCCTTCTCATAGACCGGGGGGGAATTCCAGTCAAAGACGGTCATTTCGGTCTTTTCGTTGAAGGACTGGCGGATTTCCTCTTCGGTCTTGCCGGCCCGGTTCATGGCCCGCCAGCGTTCGGAATTCTTCATGGCCCGTTCCATGATGGAATTGATTTGCTGGGATTCCAGGTCCAGGAAAGGGGTGGTGGGGTTCCGGTCCGGGGTATTCTGGTGGAAGAATTCTGCCTGGAGGTTCTGCATATGTTCCTTCACGGCACTTTCGGCGTGCTCCTGCATGCGGGAATCGATGGTGGTGTAAACCTTGAGGCCGTCCAGGTAGATGTTCCATTTGTCGCGCTCGCCTTCCCGGGCCGGTTTCGGATTCTCCTCTATCCAGTCCCGGAGCCAGCCCTGCAGGTACATGCGGAAGTAGGTGGCGGGTCCTTCCCGGTGGTTTTCCGGGTTGAAGTTGATATCCATCTTCAGGGCCATGAGCGAATCCCGGTCGGCGTCCGTGATATAATCGTATTTGGCCATCTGGGCGATAACCGTGTTCCGGCGGTTGAGCACGAGTTCTTCCCGGCGGATCGGATTGTAGAGGGAGGAGTTCTTGAGCATGCCCACCAGTACGGCCGATTCCTCGGTTTTCAAATCCCGGGGTTCCTTGCCGAAGTAGATGCGCGCTGCACTCCGGATACCGTCCGCATTGTAGTTGAAGTCGTAGATATTCAGGTACATGGCGATGATCTCCTCCTTGGTGTAGTTGCGCTCCAGGCGCGTGGCGATCACCCACTCCTTGATTTTCTGGATAATGGCCTCGGCCAGGTTGTTGGAACGCACCCCGACGAAAAGCTGGCGGGCCAGCTGCTGGGAAATCGTACTCGCCCCGCCCCGGGTGCCGAGAAAGACAAAGGCCCGGATGGTCCCGCGGGCATCGATGCCGGAATGGTCAAAGTACCGCGCGTCTTCAGTAGCCACCAAAGCGTTGACCAGGTTGTCCGGCAGCTGGTCAAAGGGGACGTCCGTGCGGTTGTCGTCCAGGAAAAATTTGCCGAGGGTTTCCCCGTCGGAGGAAATGATCTCCGTAGCGAGGTTGGTCTGGGGGTTTTCCAGGCGTTCAAAGGTGGGCATCTCCCCGAAAACCCCCCAGGAAGCCAGCAGGAAGGTTAGGAATACTGCCAGGATGCCGGCCCCGAACAAGATCCAGAACCACTTGATGAAGGGCCAGAACGATGCCTGTTTTTTCTTTTTGCCGCCCCCGGCCTTTTTGCGAGTCCTTGCCATGAAATTGCCTATTGATTTGGTTCAACCTGGAGCCCTACGTCGAGTACGCCTGGCAAAGCCTGGACCCCGTCCACACTCCCGTTCTTTCGCATGGCATGCGATACGGTAAAAGTATATACGCCGGAAGACGGAAAAACGACGTCCCGCTTGTATCCGAGTTTGTTTTCCCGGACGCTGCCGAGGCCCTCCCCCAGCCAACGGCCCTGGGCATCCGCCATTTCGTACTCCAGGGTATCCCTTTGCGTACTGCCGTCCGGAAATGTCATTTCGGCAATCAGGAAGAGGTTGCTGTACGGATAGGTATTGTCGTTCCTAAGGAAGATATAGAGGTTGTGGGAAGCGGTGGTGTCCGGGTCCTCCAGGGAAAATTCCATGGCCTGGTCGCGGCCCCACTGGCCGTTACGGGTACTCTGGAATTCAGAATAAACCAGGTGGTCGGTACAACTGGTACCGATCAGTATAATTAGTAGTGCAATGGGTAACCTACGCATTACGGGCCTTTCCTTGTTTCTGATTGCGTCTTTTCTTACGTTTTTTCCCCCGGCGTTTGCCCCTGGGCCGGTCAAAACGAGTGAGGCTGTCCTGTCCGACGGGGTTTTCAAATGTAACGTTTTCACGGTCGAAATTGTTGCTCGCGTACTCCTCGAGGCTCCGTACTTTTTTCTTCTGCCGGTTCTTCTCGCGGATCTCGTGCACCTGCTCCTTGGTCAGCACGTGCCAGTTCCCCGGGTCGTCCTTGTAGGAAAACCAGAGAATCCCCTTGAAAATATCGCTCTTCTGGCAAAAAGCCGTGCCTTTCTCGGTATACAGTTTCGTGTCGGTCGGGGGGAAATCCTTCAGGGCATCCAGATAGGTGTCCAGTTCGTAATTCAGGCAGCATTTGAGCTTGCCGCACTGGCCGGCGAGTTTTTGCGGGTTCAGGGAGAGTTGCTGGTAGCGGGCAGCCGCGGTACTCACCGAGCGGAAATCCGTCAACCAGGTAGAACAGCAGAGCTCCCGGCCACAGGAACCGATACCCCCGAGCCGTTGGGCCTCCTGCCGGTAACCGATTTGCCGCATCTCGATGCGGATGCCGAACGCCTTGGCCATGTCCTTGATGAGCTGGCGGAAATCTACCCGATCCTCGGCCGTGTAGTAGAAAGTGGCCTTGGAGCCGTCGCCCTGGAATTCCACATCCGAGATCTTCATCTGCAAACGGAGGATGATGGCCATCTCCCGGGAGCGCTTCTTGATCTCCTCTTCCTTGTTGCGGCATTTCTGCCATTTATCGATATCGCGCTGGGTAGCCTTCCGGTAAATTTTGGGCAGGTCGGCCCCGGGGTTGACCTTTTTCTTCTTCATCTGCACCCGTACCAGTTCGCCGGTCAGGGTAACGATACCCACATCGTGACCGGACCGGGCCTGCGTGGCCACCACGTCGCCGATGGAGAGCGTAAGCCCCTCGGTATTCCTGAAAAATTCCTTTCTGCTGTTTTTAAACCGCACCTCCACCCCGTCAAATACCTCCGCTCCGGCGGGCAATGACATGTTGGAAAGCCAGTCAAACACGGTCAGTTTGTTACAGCCATCCGTACCGCAGGTACCATTGTTCCTACATCCGCGCGGCTGTCCATCCGAACCGGTTGAACAACTGCTACACCCCATGTTCTGTATCTCAATTCCACCCGGCCCCGTGGGACCCCGGCAGAAATAGGTTCATAATAATTTACAAACGTAAAGATAGGATAATTTTAGCACGATAGCGAACGGCCCAATACGCCGGAGCGGGAACCGCCCGGCATCCCCGCATTCCCGTCGGGGGTGCAGGTTCAGGGCCGGTCAGGAGGCTCCGGCCGGGTCTTTATCCCCGGCGACCGGGCTGAAGGGGTCGGGCACCTGCCGCTTGTAGGTAAGTACCTCCGAACGGCCCTTTTTAAAGATGCGGTTGCTGTTGAATTTCCCCTTGCGCAGTTTTTTGCGCTCCTCCGGCGGCAGGGCGACGATGTCCTTGCAGGCATCGCTGCAGCAGCCATCCATCTCCGCGGCACAGGCATCGCACTGTATAAAGAGCAGGTGGCAGCCTTCGTTGGCGCAATTGGTATGGGTGTCCGCCGGTTCCCCGCACTGGTGGCACCGGGCGATGACCTCATCGGTAATCCGTTCGCCCCGGCGGTTGTCGAAGACAAAGTTCTTGCCGTGGAATTTGTTCTCCAGGGACTCCTTCTGAACCTGGCGGGTGTATTCGATGATGCCCCCCTCCAGCTGGTAGACCTGTTTAAAACCTTTGTGCTTGTAATACGCACTTGCCTTTTCACAGCGGATCCCGCCTGTGCAGTACATGACGAGCTTTTTGTCTTCCTTGTGGTCGCGGAGCTGTTCTTCGATCAGGTCCAGGGAATCGCGGAAAGTATCCACGTCCGGGGTAATCGCATTCTCAAAATGCCCGATCTCGCTCTCGTAGTGGTTCCGCATATCCACCACAATGGCCTCCGGGTCTTCGATGAGCTCGTTAAACCGGCGCGCATCCACGTGCACCCCCTTGTTGGTAACGTCAAAACTGCCGTCGTCCAGGCCGTCGGCCACGATCTTCGGGCGCACCTTGATCTTGAGTTTCAGGAAGGATTTGTTGTCCTGTTCGATGGCGATGTTGAGCCGCACCCCTTCCAGGAAGGTAATGCTGTCCAGGTGTTCCTTGAATGCGCCGAAATTGACGGCAGGTACGGAGAGCTGCGCGTTGATCCCCTCCCGGGCCACGTAGATCCGGCCGAGGACTTCCAGGGCGTCCCAATGGATGAACAGATAGTCCCGGAAAAGGCCCGGGTTGCCAATGTGGGCGTACTTGTAGAAAGAGATGGTGAGGCGGTCCTGGCCGGCCTCGTCAATAAGCGCTTCCCTTTCTTTGGCACTCAGCGTGTTGTACAGTTGCATGCTATACGTTTTTGCAGGTTACCCCCCGCCCGCGTCTTCCCGGGAAGGGTCAAAGAAATCGAGGGTGCAAATTTAGGGAAAAGTTTCGATTTGCAGGCAGGCTTTCCGGGTCCCGCGGAAGGCTACATGGGCGACGGCTTTTTTGAGCCGCATAGCAGCGCTACGTGGGGAGAAAAAGACAAGAAACAAATTCAAAAGGACATTTTGTAGCCAAAGTGTATAGCTCAAACTCGTTCCAAAAAAAAAGCCCTGTTCTTGCGAACAGGGCCTTTGGGACCGCAAAACATTTTCCTTCTTCTTCATAGCAATTCAGTGAAATGCCGTTGCGGTAACCCGCATTAAATTGCGGGCTTCTCATGTGGATTCACCTACTAGATACGGCATTGCCAAAAAGGTTGCTTCCCGCATTGTGAAACTCGGAAAAGAAATGGTAATTTAGCCTCCCACTTAGAAATTCGAACACACTCATGAGCAGCGAAAAAGACGCCAAATTAAAGGCCCTGAAACTCACCCTGGACAAACTCGACAAGACCTATGGAAAGGGGACGGTCATGAAGATGGGGGACGATGTGGCACAGGATGTTGAAGTAATCCCGTCTGGTTCCCTCGGCCTGGATGTCGCGCTCGGAGTGGGCGGGTACCCCAGGGGGCGCGTGGTGGAAATCTACGGCCCGGAATCCTCGGGAAAAACCACGCTGACCCTGCATGCCATTGCCGAGGCGCAAAAAGCCGGGGGCATCGCCGCCTTTATCGACGCAGAGCACGCGTTCGACCGGTTTTACGCCAAAAACCTCGGGGTGGACATCGACAACCTGATTATCTCCCAGCCGGATCACGGGGAACAGGCGCTGGAAATTGCCGATAACCTGATCCGCAGCGGCGCCATCGACATCATTGTGGTAGATTCCGTCGCGGCACTGACGCCCAAAAGCGAGATCGAAGGGGAAATGGGCGACTCCAAGGTTGGGCTGCACGCCCGGCTCATGTCCCAGGCCCTCCGGAAACTTACAGCTTCCATCAGCAAGACACACTGTACGGTGATCTTTATCAACCAGCTCCGGGAAAAGATCGGGGTGATGTTCGGAAACCCGGAAACCACCACCGGGGGGAATGCACTGAAATTTTACAGTTCCGTACGCCTGGATATCCGCCGCTCCACTCAGATTAAGAATACGGACGGGGATGTGCAGGGGAACAAGACCCGGGTGAAAGTAGTCAAGAACAAAGTGGCCCCGCCCTTCCGCACGGTGGAATTCGACATCATGTACGGGGAAGGCATCTCCAAGGTGGGCGAAATCCTGGATATCGGCGTGGACTACGAGATTATCCAGAAAAGCGGCTCCTGGTTCAGCTACGGGGACACGAAGCTCGGACAGGGTCGGGATGCCGTGAAGATCCTGCTCAAGGACAACCCGGAACTCCTGGAGGAACTCGAGGAGAAAATCAAAGAGGCCATCAAGGCAATCAAGGCGTAAACCCTTTAATTTACCGTATCGGGCAAGCAACCTTTGGGCGCCGGGGTCATCTTAGGGACGAGGAATAGTTAAAGATGATGCATATGAAGCGCTTTTGGAAAGGGCTGCCTGTATTCCTGTTGGTACTCCTGTTTTCGGCCTGCGACGTCAATGACGACGGCATGAGCTACCACTTTGTCACCCTGGAGATCTCAGAGGTGGATGTCCCGGAGTCTTTCCAACTGAATGAAACCTATGAAATCGGGGTGTCTTTTGTCCGGCCCAACGGGTGCACTTCCTTTGAGGGGTTCGACGTTCAGTCGGAAGGCAGCACCACGCGTCGCGTGGTGGCGATCGGGGCGGAATTTCCCGAAGAGGACTGCTCCGGGGACGCCGAGTTGGTAACCGCCAGTTTTGAATTCACCTGCCTGTACTCCCAGCCCTATCTTTTCCGGTTTTATTCCGGCCGGGATGAATCCGGAACCGCCCAATTCATCGAGGTGGAAGTACCCGTATATTAACTGATTCCCGCATTCAGCGCTTCCTGTGTAACCGAACCGACATTTTGACCCAAAAAGAGCTCATAAGGAAATGTAAGAAAGGAAACCGAGCGGCCCAGGAGGAGTTATACCGGACCTATTCCGCCGTGCTTTTTGGCATTTGTCTGAAGTATTCCCGCAACAAAACGGAAGCCGAGGACAATTTGCACGACAGCTTTATGACTGTATATGAGAAGATCCACCAGTTCCGGGACAAGGGTTCCTTCGAGGGCTGGCTCAAGCGGATAACGGTGAATACCGTGCTGCAAAAATACCGGAAAAAGGAACCCCTGAGCCTGGTGGAAGAAACGCCGGACCCGGACGGGGACCCGGAGCCCGGGACCGGGACGGGGGAGGAATTGTCCCTGGGGACGCTGCTGCAATTTGTGCAGGAACTCCCGGAAAAATACCGGATCACCTTTAACCTGTATGTCCTGGACGGCTATTCCCACAAGGAAATCAGCGAGTCCCTGGGCACATCGGAAGGCACCTCCAAATCGAACCTGGCCCGGGCACGGGCCATCCTGAGGGACCGGATAAAGAATACAAAAATCAACATCGCCTAACACAAGACACATGGAACCAGAAAACACAGACGACCTTTACAGGGAGAAGCTCGGGAACTATGCCCGGGAGCCCGACCCCCGTGTGTGGAAACGCATCAGCGATTCCCTGGACCGCAAAAAAAAGCGTCGGGCAGTACCGATTTGGTGGGCCCTGGGCGGGGCCGCTGCCGTGCTGCTGCTCGGTTTGTTCCTGTTCCGGCCGGATGATCCGGCTGTGCTTTTCGATTCCACGCCGGTGACTGATACGCAGACGGCCCCCCCCGGGGAAACGGAACGCAACGGCCAGCCCGGACTGGAGTCCCAACCCGGAACGGTTTCCCAACCCAACATGGATTCTCAACCCAACATGGATTCGGAATCCGAGCTCGAATCCCGGCCTGGAAATCTACGCGCCGGGGAAGCACAAAATAATGAGGAAGCACAAAATAATGCAGGCGGTGTTGCCGGAACGGCAGGTACAGACGCAGCCCGGGAAAATGCAGCAGGTAGCCGGTTAGGGCTTTCCACAGAGGAGGCTGTTGCTGCGCGTACCAAAAACGCGGCAGGGGATGAATCGATCAACCCGGAACCACCTGCGACAAACCTCGCCGATTTCGCCGATCCCTCCGATCCCACCGATCCCGCTGACCTTACCGACCCCGCACGCGTCCCGCCACCCGGACGGGAAACAGTAGCGGCACGTGAGGCCCTTGCCGGTCGTGAAGTGGCGCCGGACGATGAGGCTGCACCGGACGAAGAGCGTCAATCGCTGTTCGAAGCGATTGCTGAAGCGAATGCAGCGGAAGACGGAGTGCCGAAAACCCGGAAAGATGAAGGCGGGAAGCGCTGGACGTTGGGTACTTCCCTGGCACCGGTTTATTACAATTCCTTTGGGGATGGTTCGCCCATATCACAGAATTTTGTGTCTAACAGCAAGTCCGGGACGATGAATTTCAGCTATGGAGTCTCCGTGGGATACGCGGTGACGGACCGGCTGAGCCTCCGTTCGGGCCTTAACCGGGTAGATTTCGGTTACAATACCAACCAGGTGGCATTTACATCCACCCTTTCGGGTCCCTCCTCCGCTTCCCTGATCCGCACCATCAGTTATTCCGAAAATGCCCGAACCGTGGTAGTGGAGAGCACCGCGCGGAACGGCACCCCGGCCATGGACAACACCACTGCGGATGTAAACGCGCAAACCCCGGCACGTGAAGGCCGGATGTTGCAGGAGTTTGGATACCTTGAGGTCCCCGTTGAAATGGAATACCGATTGGTAGATAAGAAGCTCGGGGTGAACCTGGTAGGCGGGATGAGTTCGCTTTTCCTGGTGGACAACTCAGTAAGCCTGGATTCGGACGGAGCCACGACCCAGATTGGGGAGGCCACCAACATGAATTCGGTCAGTTTCAGCACAAACCTGGGCTTGGGCGTCTTTTACAACCTGAACCGGGAGCTGCAATTGGAGGTGCAACCGATGTTTAAATACCACCTGAATACCTTTTCCAATACGGCCGGGAATTTCCAGCCCTATTCGGTAGGGGTGTATAGCGGGATCCGGTATCGCTTCTAAACTGCGGACGGGCCCTGCCTGAGTTGCGCGAGGATCCTGTCACGGACCGACTCCCGGAGCTCCGCCTTGTCTTTTTCGGTAAGTTCAGTGGTTTCTGTGAATGCGAGTACCCGGGCCCTGAGGCGGCCGGGGGAACCCGCAAAAAACCGGAATGGAAATCGTTTCTTTGAATCGTAAAAAACCACCGGGACAATCGGGATCCCATGCGCAATGGCCATTTTAAACGCCCCGTCCTTGAACGCATCGAGTTCCACGGTTTCGTCCGGGACGCCTCCCTCCGGGAAAATACAGATGCTCAGCCCGTTGCGAATCCGGCTCTGTGCCCTGCGGTACACCCCGGTCCGGCTCCGGCTGTCTTCCCGGTCTACCATGATGCACACCCGTTTGTAAAAAAACCCGAACACCGGGATGCGGACCAATTCCTTCTTGCCCACAAAAACAAAGGGATTCCGGCTGACCCGCAGCATAAACATGATATCCAGCATGCTCGTGTGGTTGGCAACCAGCATATAGCTCTTCCCCCGGACAGGCCGCTGGTCGTACCGGATGACGGGAGGGCACCCCATCCCGTAAAGGATTACCGGGGCCCAGAGGTTCCGGGCCATCCAGAAAAACTGGGGATAGGTGCGGGGAGATAGCGTAAATAACAGCAAAATCGGGAAAAACACCAGGAT
This genomic window from Robiginitalea biformata HTCC2501 contains:
- a CDS encoding lysophospholipid acyltransferase family protein, with the protein product MTTLLRMMAQALWRVWFYILVALPILVFFPILLLFTLSPRTYPQFFWMARNLWAPVILYGMGCPPVIRYDQRPVRGKSYMLVANHTSMLDIMFMLRVSRNPFVFVGKKELVRIPVFGFFYKRVCIMVDREDSRSRTGVYRRAQSRIRNGLSICIFPEGGVPDETVELDAFKDGAFKMAIAHGIPIVPVVFYDSKKRFPFRFFAGSPGRLRARVLAFTETTELTEKDKAELRESVRDRILAQLRQGPSAV